The following coding sequences are from one Rutidosis leptorrhynchoides isolate AG116_Rl617_1_P2 chromosome 11, CSIRO_AGI_Rlap_v1, whole genome shotgun sequence window:
- the LOC139877779 gene encoding protein DOG1-like 4: MIEHQNTLQNQTFHEFFDWWLGELKTNLEHLVSAANHHQNNFEDDSLLLPLIDKVVGHYEDYYKVKSNGAKGDVLSMFSPTWLTSLEDSLLWIAGWRPTTAIHLLYSKSGIQLEARLADLVPVLTDDLGDLSIHQINRIDELQRKTIHEERSISEKMALLQESAAYTPMVDLSNSMSENMRSENNNDDGERESYLKVESLLKSKKDELEEVLHMADGLRVKTLKGVVEILTPIQAVYFLIAAAELHLRIHDWGKRDDAT; the protein is encoded by the coding sequence ATGATCGAACACCAAAACACTCTCCAAAATCAAACCTTCCACGAGTTCTTCGATTGGTGGCTAGGTGAACTCAAAACCAACCTCGAACATCTCGTGTCAGCTGCAAACCACCATCAAAACAATTTCGAAGACGATTCACTTTTACTCCCACTCATTGATAAAGTTGTTGGTCATTATGAAGATTACTATAAAGTCAAATCAAATGGAGCAAAAGGTGATGTTCTTTCAATGTTTAGTCCAACTTGGTTAACCTCACTTGAAGATTCACTTTTGTGGATTGCTGGTTGGAGGCCAACAACTGCAATCCATTTATTGTACTCGAAATCGGGGATTCAGCTTGAGGCTAGATTAGCTGACCTTGTCCCGGTTTTGACCGATGATTTAGGCGATTTAAGTATCCATCAAATCAATCGAATTGATGAATTGCAGAGGAAAACAATTCATGAAGAGAGGAGTATTAGTGAGAAAATGGCGCTTTTGCAAGAATCGGCGGCGTATACGCCTATGGTGGATTTATCAAATTCAATGTCTGAGAATATGAGGAGTGAAAACAACAACGATGATGGAGAAAGGGAGAGTTATCTTAAAGTCGAATCGTTGCTGAAATCGAAGAAGGATGAGTTGGAAGAGGTGTTACACATGGCGGACGGTTTAAGAGTCAAGACATTGAAGGGTGTGGTTGAGATTTTGACACCTATACAAGCGGTGTACTTTTTAATCGCTGCGGCTGAACTACATCTTAGGATACACGATTGGGGGAAGAGGGACGACGCCACTTAA